The following nucleotide sequence is from Dehalogenimonas formicexedens.
CGGACCTGCCAGTACTCCCCTGCCGGCCTACCGACACGTCAATCCCCGCAATAAGCTTGACTTCGACCGGTGTATCGGCACATACGATAGAAGAAGCCAAATCAGTCTGGAGCTTCACCGCTGAGGAATACGACAATTCAAACGGATGTAATTCGCTGATCATCACTTTATGTAATTATACCCGGTATGCAATTTACCTTCCATACTAAGCTGAGCTAACCGGGAGTATGATATTCCGAATCTGTTTGTATTTGACACTACTATCAGCATATTGGATAATACCCTAAAAAGAGAGAGAGAGTATTCCATAGCAGCATGCTTAAGATCAAACTTCGCAGAATGGGCGCCCCCAAAAGGCCAAGCTACAGAATGGTCGTTGCCGATTCCAAAACCTCCCGCGGCGGCGCTTTTCTTGAGATTGTCGGTCAATATGATCCGATGACAAATCCCGAAACCATCAAAGTCGAAGCGGAAAAAGCCAAGAGTTGGATCGGTAAGGGAGCCCAACCCACCGAGACGGTCAGCAGACTGTTGAAAAAAGCCGGGGTCCTGTAGGTCTCGATCCGTTAGCAAGGAGCCACCATGAAAGAGCTAGTGGAGTACATCGCCAAATCCCTGGCAGACAAACCTGAAGCGGTGATAGTCACTGAAGAACAGGAAGAGGAAGGCTTGAAGCTGACCCTCAAGGTAGATGACGGCGATAAGGGCCGTATCATCGGCAAACAGGGCCGGATCGCTCAGGCCATGCGGACGCTTATAAGGGTGAAAGCCGCAAAAGCCGGCACCAAAGCCAGGCTTGAAATTCTCTAAAATTAAGAACCATTTCAGATATTAAGAATGGGGGATGCGCCAACCGGTGCATCCCCCTTTCTTTTTTGCGACTGAGGACCTATCGTTTTGATATCAATTTACCTTCTTTATCACGCATCCCCCCGGAAAAGGTAAAGATAAAATCGACCCGAGTCCAGGTTCCGAGGCTATGAAGGGATTTCAAGACGAACAAAACCGTGCATACTTTTCCAAGGTACCATTGATAAGTGCGGAATTACCAAAGAATGAATACAAATAACCACGGCTCAACGCGATTTATCCGAGATCAGGGACTCGGGAATGAACTGTGTAAAAAAAGAGTCCTATTTTCAGGACTCTTTTTAGAATCGGGTTTATCAAGTCGAAGGAGGTGGTCGGAGGGAACCCTTACGGTGCTTCGCTTTTTCGGCGATTGCCAGACGCGCCATAGCCCGATGGAGGGCAGCTTCGCTTTCGGCGGCATCGAAACCGGGTTCGTATTTCTCCGACATTCGCTGTTCAGCCCGTTTGCGAGCTTCCTCTGCCCGAGCCAGATCGATCTCCTCGGCCCGTTCGCAGGTATCGGCAAGAACGATCACACGGTCCGGCCTGACTTCCAAGAATCCACCGGCAACGCAGAGCGAAAATTCCTCTGATCCTTTACGGGCTCGGAGTTCACCAGTTTTCAGGGCGGTCATCAATGGCGAGTGCTTGGGCAGGATGCCAAGTTCACCTTCAATACCGGGGGCGACTACGATATCGACGTCGTCGGAAAAGACGCTCCGTTCCGGCGTCACCACTTCTAATCTTATCGTTGCCAAATTTCCGACTCCGATACCATATCTAGTATTGTACCTTTAAAAACTCAATTGTTGTTAGGCAGCCATCTTGGCTGCGGCTTCGACGGCTTCATCAATGGTGCCGACCATGTAGAAGGCTTGCTCCGGCAGGGCATCATGTTTGCCTTCCAGGATTTCTTTGAAGCCGCGGATGGTTTCGGAAAGTGAAACATACTTGCCGGGACGCCCGGTGAAAATCTCCGACACGAAGAACGGCTGGGTCAAGAAGCGCTGAATCTTGCGGGCACGGGCAACCGTAGCCTTGTCTTCTTCTGAAAGCTCTTCCATGCCGAGAATGGCGATGACGTCCTGGAGGTCCTTGTAGCGTTGAAGCACCCGCTGCACTTCGCGGGCGGTGCGATAATGCTCTTCGCCAACGACGATAGGATCAAGGATGCGGGAGTTCGAAGCCAGGGGATCAACCGCCGGGAAAAGGGCCTGGGCCGCCAGAGAACGCTCAAGGGCGATGACCGCGTCCAGGTGGCCGAAGGTGGCAACGACGCCGGGGTCGGTGTAGTCGTCGGCCGGTACGTAAATGGCTTGGAACGAGGTGATCGAACCGTTTTTAGTTGTGGTGATGCGCTCCTGGAGGGCGCCCATTTCGGTAGCCAGCGTCGGTTGATAACCAACGGCCGAAGGCATGCGGCCGAGAAGGGCCGACACTTCAACACCGGCAAGCGTGTAGCGGTAGATATTATCGATGAAGAGAAGTACGTCGCGGTGCTCAACATCGCGGAAATATTCGGCCATGGTCAGGCCAGTCAGGGCGATTCTCAGGCGCACGGCGGGCAGTTCGTTCATCTGACCGAAAACCAGAGCGGTCTTGGCGATAACACCGGAGTCCTTCATTTCATGCCACAGGTCGTTACCTTCCCTGGATCTTTCGCCGACGCCGGCGAAGACCGAGAAGCCGCCGTGTTCCGAGGCGATGTTGCGGATAAGTTCCTGGATGATAACGGTTTTACCCACGCCGGCGCCGCCATAGGCACCGATCTTACCGCCTCTGGCAAACGGAGTGATGAGGTCGATAACCTTGATACCCGTTTCCAGCATCTGAGCGGTAGTTTCCTGCTGATCGAAAGGAGGGGCGTTTCGATGAATCGGCCAGCGTTCGGTGGTTTTGACTTCGCCTTCGCTGTCAAGAGGTTCACCCAGGACGTTGAAGATGCGTCCCAGCGCTCCCTGCCCTACCGGCACGCTAACCGGCGCGCCGGTGTCAACGACCTCGGTGCCACGGGCCAAGCCATCGGTCGGCATGAAGGAAAGGCATCGGACCCAGTTATTTCCAACGTGGGCCTGAACTTCCAGAACGATGCGCTCGCCCTGGTTGTCGATTTCAACAGCATTGAAGAGAGCCGGAAGTTCAGCTGATGGGAATTCAACGTCAACCACCGAGCCGATAACCTGTACAACTTTACCTTTGGCCATCAATTCCTCCTAGAGTTATGCCAGCGCCGCCACGCCGCCGACGATGTCGAGCAGTTCCGAAGTAATAGACTCCTGGCGCGCCTTGTTGTATTCAAGCGTCAATTCACCCACCAGTTCGTTGGCGTTCTGGGTGGCGTTTCTCATGGCCACCATGCGCGCCGATTGTTCACTGGCGATCGATTCCAGTATCAAATGGTAGACTTTCATTTCGATGTATCGGGGCAATAGAGAACCTAAAACACCGGCGGCATCCGGTTCAAATATGTATTCGACATTCTGCTGGGGCGGTACTTGCGCAGGTTCTACCGGCAGTAGTTTCACGACCTCAGGTTTCTGAACCAAAGTTGACACGAACTGGCTGTAAGCCACATAGACCTCGTCGACGGCGCCGGACTTGAAGTCATCCATAATTACCCGCGAAATGGGCAGGGTATCCATCAGAGTGGGTTTATCTCCAAGCCCAGTAAATTCAGCAACAATGTTTCGTTGCGAACGCCTCATGAAATCGAGCCCCTTTTTACCGACCACGATCATGTTCAGAGGTAGCTCTTTATGATCAATGGCAAAGGCCAGCGTCGCCCGGTTTATGTTTCCAACGAGCCCGCCTGAAAGACCACGGTCCGGGGTGATATGAAGGATGGCGACCTTCTTCACCGGACGTTGCTCTAAAAGGGGATGCCCAGCTTTGCCCTCGGACCTGGCCGAGAGAGCGGCGATGACAGCGGTTATTTTCTGGCTGTAAGGGCGCCCCGCCAAACCGCGATCCTGGGCTTTGCGCATCTTGGAGGCGGCGATCATCTCCATGGCACGCGTGATCTTGGCGATGTTCTTAACGCCGCGAATC
It contains:
- the rpsP gene encoding 30S ribosomal protein S16 → MLKIKLRRMGAPKRPSYRMVVADSKTSRGGAFLEIVGQYDPMTNPETIKVEAEKAKSWIGKGAQPTETVSRLLKKAGVL
- a CDS encoding KH domain-containing protein, which codes for MKELVEYIAKSLADKPEAVIVTEEQEEEGLKLTLKVDDGDKGRIIGKQGRIAQAMRTLIRVKAAKAGTKARLEIL
- the atpG gene encoding ATP synthase F1 subunit gamma, coding for MANLRAIRLRIRGVKNIAKITRAMEMIAASKMRKAQDRGLAGRPYSQKITAVIAALSARSEGKAGHPLLEQRPVKKVAILHITPDRGLSGGLVGNINRATLAFAIDHKELPLNMIVVGKKGLDFMRRSQRNIVAEFTGLGDKPTLMDTLPISRVIMDDFKSGAVDEVYVAYSQFVSTLVQKPEVVKLLPVEPAQVPPQQNVEYIFEPDAAGVLGSLLPRYIEMKVYHLILESIASEQSARMVAMRNATQNANELVGELTLEYNKARQESITSELLDIVGGVAALA
- a CDS encoding F0F1 ATP synthase subunit epsilon, with translation MATIRLEVVTPERSVFSDDVDIVVAPGIEGELGILPKHSPLMTALKTGELRARKGSEEFSLCVAGGFLEVRPDRVIVLADTCERAEEIDLARAEEARKRAEQRMSEKYEPGFDAAESEAALHRAMARLAIAEKAKHRKGSLRPPPST
- the atpD gene encoding F0F1 ATP synthase subunit beta, which codes for MAKGKVVQVIGSVVDVEFPSAELPALFNAVEIDNQGERIVLEVQAHVGNNWVRCLSFMPTDGLARGTEVVDTGAPVSVPVGQGALGRIFNVLGEPLDSEGEVKTTERWPIHRNAPPFDQQETTAQMLETGIKVIDLITPFARGGKIGAYGGAGVGKTVIIQELIRNIASEHGGFSVFAGVGERSREGNDLWHEMKDSGVIAKTALVFGQMNELPAVRLRIALTGLTMAEYFRDVEHRDVLLFIDNIYRYTLAGVEVSALLGRMPSAVGYQPTLATEMGALQERITTTKNGSITSFQAIYVPADDYTDPGVVATFGHLDAVIALERSLAAQALFPAVDPLASNSRILDPIVVGEEHYRTAREVQRVLQRYKDLQDVIAILGMEELSEEDKATVARARKIQRFLTQPFFVSEIFTGRPGKYVSLSETIRGFKEILEGKHDALPEQAFYMVGTIDEAVEAAAKMAA